Proteins from one Pseudarthrobacter sp. BIM B-2242 genomic window:
- a CDS encoding PD-(D/E)XK nuclease family protein — translation MKIEFGLHLDRAPWAYTRPRLNQIRVGRKNFTALLQTRLGITRPDTGHAERVSQYLDRLRSIDSPGAWFHKSFQVDPWSTAQELLAARDDAVANGWIGVLPAQRPDSEAPSPLLRTLAAAEQAQGRLAPSLADDIAELVTALDSPLPLGIDELVLHHPECSFPKIWQVIIGKLRDRGVDISEAIPSATPPKLTILSAETEWDAAEISARWLASGNNTSTAVICSDSSALLDSYLSGHGMPAVGVGAPSAWRPHDQSIPLFFEVIWSPVNVQLLAELLSLPGSPVRRRAAGHLLGALKAEPGVGGDAWAAAIANIEGDERLGPDVSGVLDDVFSAGLLVEETNVSGIQLAEKAEWLAARLRARVAYDETATGTAVLLQRILALIKPLPRVSRRDLRRIIAAVITPSAGSLIQAESTPWLRLSHLAELTDDVDQVLWWGFQSARMPRLRRWDSHDIETLAQAGVQLPAPEDLSALDVTQTLAGANRTGNLVLVQIRQRDGERVAGNPLLEALVAAQPSTQTESESVTDRLAALTVAPEELTNNSGRWSLAGRHVQLVPVAQHRPIAPPPVHEVGPNAALIPKRLSYTQLSTLLGCSFAWTLKHRSQLRVPDAAGVPTENQMLGIFAHKVVEVLHGQLRPQHRAAPTASEVSAVVDRLLPQLASELLLPGQLHRLAGVRATIEATVMMFFQQLQRGGIVLQDMEKEFSKDLTLKVHGSELTVSVGGRADAVGIDARGRTAVVDLKWSNTEKYYREDVQRGEALQLALYQWALNEGELPPDFPAAYFLLKQGTFASSHAEFGTSLQPAQDTPELWRRAVRAVEFTVEEVLTGRITAAQPAEAALAEGGPTSAELAAENERLHREPNCRYCDFGTLCGLKGDYS, via the coding sequence ATGAAAATTGAGTTCGGATTGCATCTGGACCGCGCACCGTGGGCCTACACTCGGCCCCGGCTCAACCAGATCCGGGTAGGGCGGAAGAACTTCACGGCCCTACTGCAGACACGTCTGGGAATCACGCGTCCGGACACGGGGCACGCCGAACGCGTCAGCCAGTATCTGGACCGTCTTCGGTCCATCGACTCCCCCGGCGCTTGGTTCCACAAGTCATTCCAGGTCGACCCTTGGTCCACTGCCCAGGAGCTACTTGCCGCCCGCGACGACGCAGTGGCAAACGGCTGGATCGGTGTGCTTCCTGCCCAGCGGCCAGACTCGGAAGCGCCGTCCCCGTTGCTGCGGACACTTGCGGCAGCGGAACAAGCGCAGGGACGGCTCGCGCCGTCCCTGGCCGATGACATCGCGGAGCTGGTGACGGCGCTTGACTCACCGCTGCCGCTAGGCATCGACGAGCTTGTGCTTCACCACCCTGAGTGCAGCTTTCCAAAGATCTGGCAGGTCATCATCGGAAAGCTCCGCGACCGCGGGGTAGACATCAGCGAAGCCATTCCGTCTGCCACGCCTCCGAAACTGACAATCCTTTCCGCTGAAACGGAATGGGACGCCGCCGAGATAAGCGCCAGATGGCTCGCCTCGGGCAACAATACCAGCACGGCCGTTATCTGTTCTGACAGCAGCGCCCTTCTCGACAGCTACCTCTCCGGGCACGGAATGCCAGCCGTCGGCGTTGGCGCCCCCTCAGCGTGGCGGCCGCATGACCAGTCGATTCCGCTGTTTTTCGAAGTCATCTGGTCACCGGTAAACGTACAGCTCCTCGCCGAACTGCTCAGCCTTCCAGGGTCGCCGGTCCGCCGGCGCGCCGCGGGGCACCTGCTGGGTGCGCTCAAGGCTGAGCCAGGAGTCGGCGGTGACGCCTGGGCCGCGGCAATCGCAAACATCGAAGGCGACGAACGGCTCGGCCCCGACGTGTCTGGCGTCCTGGACGACGTTTTCAGTGCAGGCCTGCTTGTTGAGGAAACGAATGTCAGCGGCATCCAGTTGGCTGAAAAAGCCGAATGGCTGGCAGCGCGATTGCGTGCCCGCGTAGCCTACGACGAGACGGCGACGGGAACGGCGGTGCTGCTCCAACGGATCCTCGCATTGATCAAGCCGCTTCCCCGTGTGTCCCGCCGGGACCTTCGCAGGATAATTGCCGCCGTGATCACTCCCTCGGCCGGATCCCTGATCCAAGCTGAATCAACTCCTTGGCTGCGGCTCAGCCATCTAGCCGAGCTGACCGACGACGTCGATCAGGTGCTCTGGTGGGGTTTTCAGAGCGCAAGAATGCCGCGCCTCCGCCGCTGGGACTCCCATGACATCGAAACCCTCGCCCAAGCTGGTGTGCAGCTTCCGGCTCCCGAAGATCTGAGTGCTCTCGATGTAACTCAAACCCTCGCCGGAGCAAACCGGACCGGCAATCTGGTGCTCGTCCAGATACGACAGCGCGACGGGGAACGGGTAGCGGGCAACCCGCTCCTGGAGGCACTCGTAGCCGCCCAGCCGAGCACGCAGACAGAATCGGAATCTGTTACAGATCGCCTCGCCGCGTTGACTGTCGCCCCCGAAGAGCTGACAAACAACAGCGGCCGCTGGTCGTTGGCGGGACGGCACGTCCAGCTCGTTCCTGTTGCACAGCACCGCCCTATTGCCCCACCTCCCGTCCACGAGGTCGGTCCGAACGCGGCACTCATACCAAAACGCCTCTCCTACACCCAGCTCTCCACCCTGCTCGGCTGTTCGTTCGCCTGGACGCTCAAACACAGGTCCCAGCTTCGGGTGCCTGACGCCGCGGGCGTGCCCACAGAGAACCAAATGCTTGGCATTTTCGCCCACAAGGTTGTAGAGGTCCTGCACGGTCAACTTCGGCCGCAACACCGGGCGGCGCCGACAGCATCCGAGGTGAGCGCCGTCGTCGACCGTCTCCTCCCCCAGCTTGCATCGGAACTGCTACTGCCCGGCCAGCTGCACCGGCTTGCTGGTGTCCGGGCAACCATCGAAGCCACCGTCATGATGTTCTTCCAGCAGCTGCAACGCGGCGGAATTGTGCTGCAGGATATGGAGAAAGAGTTCAGTAAAGACCTGACACTAAAAGTGCACGGTTCCGAGCTGACTGTTTCAGTCGGTGGCCGTGCCGACGCCGTGGGCATCGATGCCCGCGGCCGAACCGCCGTCGTCGACCTTAAGTGGAGCAACACAGAGAAGTATTACCGTGAGGACGTCCAGCGGGGAGAAGCTCTCCAGCTGGCGCTGTATCAGTGGGCTCTCAATGAAGGGGAGTTACCTCCCGATTTCCCGGCCGCGTATTTCCTGCTCAAACAGGGAACATTTGCTTCCTCCCATGCGGAATTCGGCACATCCCTGCAGCCCGCGCAGGACACACCCGAGTTGTGGCGCCGAGCTGTACGTGCCGTGGAGTTCACGGTGGAGGAAGTACTCACCGGGCGAATCACCGCCGCGCAGCCGGCCGAAGCTGCTCTAGCCGAAGGTGGGCCCACCTCCGCCGAGCTGGCTGCGGAGAATGAGCGGTTGCACCGGGAGCCGAACTGCCGGTACTGCGATTTTGGAACTCTGTGCGGACTAAAAGGGGATTACTCGTGA
- a CDS encoding DUF6308 family protein, with protein sequence MSTHVQMDLSPGMSGGIGVAPIQDLVARVVSYCTHPRSGWHTYDMPGLVARRDGHFKQIAPWSLLWATSLSGRLSASDVAGFTHEFRTELVQRLTSLSAKNLADMNDAEVKGLTLLCRSGYSGLWAPKVTKMLALYRPDAVPVLDGHVAMAMGFRRDGFRSGKEPRWRRIEQTLLTLRCILSQQQGELTQIRDQVAHAVSDIGKVTDLRLLDIIIWTSQDDRMSRPGSPTDFWLNSQHRDYQPGGFDPLPLQ encoded by the coding sequence ATGAGCACACACGTTCAAATGGATCTGTCCCCCGGCATGTCCGGAGGAATCGGGGTCGCACCGATACAAGACCTTGTGGCACGAGTCGTCAGCTACTGCACACACCCGAGGAGCGGCTGGCATACATACGACATGCCAGGATTGGTAGCTCGGCGAGATGGCCACTTTAAGCAGATCGCCCCTTGGTCGCTGTTGTGGGCCACTTCGCTGTCTGGACGATTGTCAGCGTCAGACGTGGCAGGCTTCACGCACGAATTTCGAACTGAATTGGTGCAACGACTCACCTCGCTGTCCGCCAAAAACCTGGCCGACATGAACGATGCCGAGGTGAAGGGCCTGACTCTTCTTTGTAGGTCCGGCTATAGCGGTCTGTGGGCACCGAAGGTCACAAAGATGCTTGCCCTTTACAGGCCGGACGCAGTACCAGTTCTCGATGGACACGTGGCGATGGCCATGGGTTTCAGGAGGGACGGCTTCCGTTCCGGCAAGGAACCTCGCTGGAGGCGCATCGAGCAAACGCTTTTGACACTTCGCTGCATCCTCAGCCAACAGCAGGGCGAACTCACACAAATCCGTGATCAAGTCGCCCATGCGGTATCCGATATTGGCAAAGTAACGGACCTGCGACTGCTGGACATTATCATCTGGACTTCCCAAGATGACCGCATGTCCCGTCCTGGGAGCCCAACCGACTTCTGGCTCAATAGCCAACATCGTGACTATCAGCCCGGCGGCTTTGACCCGCTGCCTTTGCAGTGA
- a CDS encoding NERD domain-containing protein has product MDALDTEQRIRAHAPAASRTRHRVIHVRVSFWFWLLGRYQFKEALTSLLPHHAAPHRTAEYLRDGAILRLRIHAYLRRPAKPDGRLISMGATMRCIPEEPEFGEGQLAEKAVWNALKNSLPDDVVLAHSVHIRDGRNEYEIDLLVLWPRVGMAAIEVKGGQVSITDGQWYQSDRSQKRKILSPVAQSQSSLHALKNWLENQLGSRLSSRCVYMVSLPYTDVRPEWAMAGCPRTLILDQTESKSPADLVRRAIENEGGGAAPLAPVFLERIVRQLGGNLAGAVGTSGNPQEDEAAQDHLTERQSVLLQATRSLPRIRFTGGAGSGKTWLAVEKARLLSKDGKRVGLFCYNKGLGQYLQDRVTTWRQAKPVFTGEFHEYVRGLGVPDGAGQKYFDVDMPRMLKQLAAGMKPEDKLDAVIVDEAQDFAPLWWDALLACTNDPDDGEVYAFMDDRQDVYRRWEGATADFAYGPTTTFLPIHIDDNLRNTRRIAETLKPFAGEHFTPRGSTGLPVRRVECATEDALDIAGDCVDALIAEGWANNQIALLTTKDRHPIHLDFYQRDATEEYWREFHANKAEFYGHVLGFKGLERSVVVLCVNGFKDMERAAEQLYVGLSRARSLLVVVGDSGLLEEAGGRELKAVLGRAQVWIPSQH; this is encoded by the coding sequence GTGGACGCCCTCGACACCGAGCAGCGCATCCGCGCGCATGCACCAGCGGCCAGCAGAACAAGACATAGAGTTATTCATGTCAGGGTCTCTTTTTGGTTTTGGTTGCTTGGTCGCTACCAATTCAAAGAGGCCCTGACCTCTTTACTGCCGCACCACGCCGCACCACATCGCACCGCAGAATACCTACGCGATGGCGCCATCCTCAGACTGCGCATCCATGCTTATCTGCGAAGGCCCGCTAAACCGGACGGCCGGTTGATCAGTATGGGGGCAACAATGAGGTGCATACCGGAGGAACCGGAATTCGGCGAGGGACAGCTGGCGGAAAAAGCAGTCTGGAACGCTTTGAAAAACAGCCTCCCCGACGACGTTGTTCTAGCCCATTCCGTCCACATCCGCGACGGTCGGAACGAATACGAGATTGACCTGCTCGTCCTCTGGCCCAGAGTTGGCATGGCGGCTATTGAGGTCAAAGGCGGCCAGGTCAGCATCACGGACGGCCAGTGGTACCAGTCAGACCGCAGCCAAAAGCGCAAAATCCTTAGCCCGGTGGCGCAGTCACAGAGCTCATTACACGCGCTCAAGAACTGGCTTGAGAACCAGCTCGGATCCCGTCTCAGCAGCCGTTGTGTCTACATGGTCAGCCTGCCGTACACCGATGTACGGCCCGAGTGGGCCATGGCTGGCTGCCCCCGGACCCTCATCCTTGACCAAACTGAGAGCAAGTCCCCCGCTGACTTGGTCCGCCGGGCAATAGAGAACGAGGGCGGCGGAGCCGCCCCGCTGGCGCCGGTATTCTTGGAACGCATTGTCCGTCAGCTGGGCGGAAATCTGGCTGGCGCCGTCGGGACCTCCGGGAATCCGCAGGAAGACGAAGCCGCTCAGGATCATCTCACTGAGCGCCAGTCCGTGCTGCTTCAAGCAACCCGATCACTCCCTCGCATCCGCTTCACCGGTGGCGCGGGCAGCGGCAAGACTTGGCTGGCAGTCGAAAAGGCGCGCCTGCTAAGCAAGGACGGCAAACGCGTAGGCCTCTTCTGCTATAACAAGGGGCTCGGCCAATACCTGCAGGACCGCGTCACCACCTGGCGCCAGGCAAAGCCGGTGTTCACCGGTGAGTTTCACGAGTATGTTCGTGGCCTAGGCGTCCCTGACGGTGCGGGCCAGAAGTACTTTGACGTGGACATGCCCCGCATGTTGAAGCAGCTGGCCGCGGGAATGAAGCCTGAGGACAAGCTAGATGCCGTCATTGTCGATGAAGCCCAGGACTTCGCCCCGCTGTGGTGGGACGCCCTGCTTGCCTGCACCAATGACCCCGACGACGGTGAGGTCTACGCGTTCATGGACGACCGCCAGGACGTTTACCGCAGGTGGGAAGGGGCAACAGCCGACTTCGCCTACGGCCCGACCACGACATTTCTTCCCATTCACATCGACGACAACCTGCGGAACACCCGAAGGATCGCCGAGACGCTCAAACCCTTTGCGGGCGAACACTTCACACCCCGCGGCAGTACCGGACTGCCGGTCCGACGGGTGGAGTGCGCAACCGAGGATGCGCTCGACATCGCCGGAGACTGCGTGGATGCACTCATCGCAGAAGGGTGGGCCAACAATCAGATCGCGTTGCTGACCACCAAGGACCGGCACCCAATACATCTTGACTTCTACCAACGCGATGCCACCGAAGAGTACTGGCGCGAATTCCACGCCAACAAAGCCGAATTCTACGGCCACGTCCTCGGTTTCAAAGGCCTGGAGCGGTCCGTAGTGGTGCTCTGCGTCAACGGCTTCAAAGACATGGAACGGGCGGCAGAGCAGCTCTACGTCGGCCTTTCCCGGGCGCGGAGCCTACTGGTCGTTGTCGGTGATTCCGGGCTCTTAGAAGAAGCGGGCGGGCGGGAGCTGAAGGCGGTGCTGGGGCGGGCGCAGGTCTGGATACCGTCGCAGCATTAG
- a CDS encoding ISL3 family transposase, whose protein sequence is MRADALLGVEGVHVSSVTATRTGLVLGVETDVDLAGCPDCGVVAVGHGRRQVRLHDIPCFGQPVRLLWAKRVWRCPDPDCPKTTFSEEHPLAGPRAKLTARAAHWATDALQRFDTSVSALAHQLGVSWHTVWDAIRAEATRRIRNSDRLAGVDALGVDEHVWSHTGPPGSGMVTGIVDHTRDENGVVHARLLDLVPGRSGKAYADWLKDRGPGFTAGIKTAALDPFRGYANAIRDELPEAITVLDAFHVVKLGSAMVDEVRRRVQQNTLGHRGRKGDPLYGIRRTLQIGAEHLTDKQSARLDAKLNAGDPDDEVTLAWQCYQKLRNIYHARPERGRELVNEVIGSFPSCPIPEVARLGRTLKQWKTAILAYFETNGASNGPTEAINGVIETTRRIARGFRNFTNYRLRCLLAAGGHRHYRIKQTNHA, encoded by the coding sequence ATGCGCGCGGATGCGCTGCTCGGTGTCGAGGGCGTCCACGTCAGCTCCGTCACGGCAACCAGGACTGGCCTCGTACTGGGCGTCGAAACCGATGTGGACCTCGCCGGTTGCCCGGACTGCGGCGTCGTCGCGGTCGGCCACGGACGCCGCCAGGTCCGGCTCCATGACATTCCCTGTTTCGGCCAGCCGGTGCGGCTGCTGTGGGCCAAACGTGTTTGGCGCTGCCCGGACCCGGACTGCCCAAAAACAACATTCAGTGAAGAACACCCGCTGGCCGGGCCGCGGGCGAAACTCACCGCCCGAGCCGCCCACTGGGCGACCGACGCGCTGCAGCGGTTCGATACCTCGGTCTCGGCCCTGGCCCACCAGCTCGGGGTCTCCTGGCACACCGTCTGGGACGCCATCAGAGCAGAAGCCACCCGCCGCATCAGGAACTCCGATCGGCTCGCCGGCGTTGACGCGCTCGGGGTGGATGAGCACGTCTGGTCACACACCGGCCCGCCGGGATCCGGCATGGTCACCGGAATCGTGGACCACACCCGCGACGAGAACGGCGTGGTGCACGCACGGCTACTTGACTTGGTTCCAGGCCGGTCCGGGAAGGCCTACGCCGACTGGCTCAAAGACCGTGGCCCCGGGTTCACCGCCGGGATCAAGACCGCCGCGCTGGATCCGTTCCGCGGCTACGCCAACGCGATCCGCGACGAACTGCCCGAAGCCATCACGGTCCTGGACGCCTTCCACGTCGTGAAACTCGGATCGGCCATGGTCGACGAAGTCCGCCGCCGGGTCCAGCAGAACACTCTCGGCCACCGCGGACGCAAGGGTGACCCGCTCTACGGTATCCGCCGGACCCTGCAGATCGGCGCCGAACATCTGACCGACAAGCAGTCCGCCCGGCTCGATGCGAAACTCAATGCCGGAGACCCCGACGACGAAGTCACCCTCGCATGGCAGTGCTACCAGAAGCTCCGCAACATCTATCACGCCCGGCCGGAGCGGGGCAGGGAACTCGTGAATGAAGTCATTGGGTCCTTCCCGTCCTGCCCAATCCCGGAAGTCGCCCGCCTCGGCCGGACACTCAAACAATGGAAAACCGCGATCCTGGCCTACTTCGAAACGAACGGCGCCTCCAACGGGCCTACCGAAGCAATCAACGGAGTCATCGAAACCACCCGCAGAATAGCCCGAGGCTTCCGCAACTTCACCAACTACCGGCTCAGATGCCTACTCGCCGCCGGCGGCCACCGGCACTACCGGATCAAACAAACCAACCATGCGTAA
- a CDS encoding ARPP-1 family domain-containing protein, producing the protein MKVPQLHVGAGSTLGPLSFFPVWTSGSGSLGISTGTHADVAVTELASGAQVARLTVTNNGPHPALLLEGELLEGGQQHRICARDVVLGPGETRDIDTFCVEAGRWEAGETSHRRQARRAPLNVWSELANGLHGERGGNRQGRIWERVSRFDNARGASATSSLLQHMDWFKNDKEERNRFDASAAPKPLEGQRGVVIGLGRQPLLLEVFGTSTLFLRHYGQMVEAALLDFELLSPQVLASGPMPGQRARDFAAHVQAMDFGTFDGGPAAVEVRDHGALRSRNIARAAGAVTAAGIAVALPQRRPQLAHLTGWNTRHPLMEMA; encoded by the coding sequence ATGAAAGTCCCACAGCTCCACGTCGGCGCCGGCAGCACCCTTGGCCCCCTCAGCTTCTTCCCCGTCTGGACCTCAGGCTCCGGCAGTCTCGGCATCAGCACCGGCACCCACGCCGACGTCGCCGTCACCGAACTCGCCAGTGGTGCCCAGGTGGCCCGCCTCACCGTCACCAACAACGGCCCGCACCCCGCACTGCTGCTGGAGGGCGAGCTGCTCGAAGGCGGGCAGCAGCACCGGATCTGTGCCCGCGACGTCGTCCTCGGTCCAGGCGAAACCCGCGACATTGACACGTTCTGCGTCGAAGCCGGCCGCTGGGAAGCGGGCGAGACCAGCCACCGGAGGCAGGCCCGCCGCGCCCCGCTGAACGTCTGGTCAGAGCTGGCCAACGGCCTTCATGGCGAGCGCGGCGGCAACCGGCAGGGGCGGATCTGGGAGCGGGTTAGCCGCTTCGACAACGCCCGCGGCGCTTCCGCCACCAGTTCCCTGCTCCAGCACATGGACTGGTTCAAGAACGACAAGGAGGAACGGAACCGCTTCGACGCGTCGGCCGCGCCGAAGCCGCTGGAAGGCCAGCGGGGCGTGGTGATCGGCCTCGGCCGGCAGCCGCTGCTCCTGGAGGTCTTCGGCACCAGCACGCTGTTCCTCCGCCACTACGGCCAGATGGTCGAGGCGGCACTGCTGGACTTTGAGCTCCTGTCGCCCCAGGTGCTGGCATCCGGACCGATGCCCGGCCAGCGTGCCCGCGACTTCGCCGCCCACGTCCAAGCGATGGACTTCGGAACGTTCGACGGCGGCCCGGCGGCCGTCGAGGTCCGTGACCACGGCGCGCTCCGCAGCCGCAACATCGCCCGTGCCGCCGGAGCGGTGACCGCGGCCGGCATCGCCGTCGCGCTCCCCCAGCGCCGCCCGCAGCTGGCCCACCTGACCGGCTGGAACACCCGACACCCCCTGATGGAGATGGCATGA
- a CDS encoding NUDIX hydrolase, with product MVSKNIPGASLLDYPRPSVAVDTAVLTVAEGSVCVLLVRRAEDHQHGQWALPGTFLRERETLADAVLRCLREKAGITGRVPRQLQVFDEPGRDDRGWVLSVAHVDVVPLAALQEALKSDGARLASVTGELELIGGLPYGHADIVAKAVDWLRTAYVEAPDPGALLDEPFTLKDLRELHEAVAGAPLMRDTFRRFMEPKLVGTGQMSDGTRGRPSRLWRRP from the coding sequence ATGGTTTCCAAGAACATTCCTGGCGCGTCCCTGCTCGACTACCCGCGACCGTCGGTGGCGGTGGATACGGCGGTGCTGACCGTCGCAGAGGGGAGCGTGTGCGTGCTGCTTGTGCGGCGCGCGGAAGACCATCAGCACGGACAGTGGGCCCTTCCTGGCACGTTCCTGCGCGAGCGGGAAACCCTGGCGGACGCGGTGCTGCGCTGCCTGCGCGAGAAGGCGGGGATTACCGGGCGGGTACCGCGGCAGTTGCAGGTGTTCGACGAGCCTGGGCGCGACGATCGCGGCTGGGTGTTGTCAGTGGCGCACGTGGACGTCGTGCCGTTGGCGGCTCTGCAGGAAGCGCTAAAGTCCGACGGCGCCAGGCTGGCTTCCGTTACCGGGGAACTGGAGCTGATCGGCGGGCTGCCCTACGGGCACGCGGACATCGTGGCGAAGGCCGTGGACTGGCTGCGGACTGCCTATGTGGAGGCTCCGGATCCTGGGGCGTTGCTGGATGAGCCGTTTACGTTGAAGGATCTGCGGGAGCTGCACGAGGCGGTGGCGGGTGCTCCGTTGATGCGGGACACGTTCCGGCGGTTCATGGAGCCGAAGCTGGTCGGGACGGGGCAGATGTCCGACGGGACGCGGGGGAGGCCTTCGCGGTTGTGGCGAAGGCCCTAG